AGCCACCTCGGGTCGGTGGGACGGACGACCGGCAGCCGTGGGCCGCGGCGATCCGATCCGTCGTCGCTTTGACCGTCGGCGTCGAACGGGCGGTCGAACATCGATGCGATGAGTGATTCGAAGCACGGTAGCGACGCCGGAACCCCATCACCGGGGCGACGAACGACGCCGGTCCGACACACCGTGCTGTGTCTTACGGCGGTGGTCCTGCTCGCAGCGGGGACCTACCGCGGCACGACCGGCTACTGGTTCGTCGCCGCCGACAGCCTCACGCTCATCGAGACGAGCCGGGTCCGGAGCCTCGCCGACCTCGTCGACCTCTTCACCCAGCCGCTGATGCACGGCTCGTCGTTCACCGACATCGCCCTCTTCTATCGTCCGGTATCGAGTCTCTCGTACGCGGCCGATTACGCCCTCTGGGGGCTCAGACCGGCGGGCTACCACCTCACGAACGTCGTCCTGCACGCCGTCGCGGCGGCGCTCGTGACGCTCGTCGTCGCCGACCTGACCTCACGGCTCGCGGTCGGCACGCTCGGCGGTGGCCTGTTCGCCGTTCACCCGCTCACCGTGGGCCTCGTTCCGGCGATCCCCCGACGCCAGGACGTTCTGCTCACCATCTTCGTGCTCGTGACGGTGGGCCTCTTCGTTCGGGGTCGGCGCGAGGACCGCCCCCGACTGCTCGGGGGCGCGCTGGTCGCGTACGCCCTCGCACTGGGGGCGAAGGAGACCGCACTGGCCGTTCCGCTGGTGGTGTTCGCGTGGGTGGCCATCGACCGGGCGGGGCCCTGGCGGACCCGCGTCCGGCACGCGATCCCGGCGACGCTCCCCTTCGTCGGCGTGACGGCGGTCTACGTCGCCGTTCGCCTCGCCGTCCTCGGCGGCCTCGGCGGCTACCGGGGCGGGACCGGTTCGGGACCGGGCGGCTCCATCGCGTTCCTCCCCCTGAAGCTCCTCCTGTGGCTCGGCCAGCCGACGAGCCTCGTCGAAACCGTGCCGAGCGGTCTTCGGGGGGTCGCGTTGGTCCTCGTCGCGAGCGGGGTGCTCGTCGGGGCCCTGCTGGTTCGGCGCGCCCGCCGCCACCTCGATCCGTCCGCGCTCCGTTCGTGGCGGGTCTGCCTCGCGCTGTTCGCCGCGTTCTGCTGTGCGCTCGCGCTCACCGAGCGGTCCGGCACGGCGGCGCTGGTCGACGGCGGGTCGAGCACGGTGGCCCGGTACCTCGTCGACTCGCTGTTCGTGGGCGGCTGTCTCGCGGGGCTGCTGGCGGCGGCGCGCACCGCCGACCCGTTCGACGCCGCGACCCGGCGGCTGGTCGGTTTCTTCGCGAGCTGGCTCGTCGCGGTCCCCGGCCTCCTCGTCGTGACGGGGGCCGGGCTGGGGACCCCCCTCGAACTGGGCGACCAGATCCAGACGGGCTACCTCTGTCTGGTTCCCGCGATGGCGGGGCTCTCGCTGGTCGCGGTCGCGGCCGGCGAGCGGGTCGTCGCGGCCGGTCGCTCGAACGCGCTCCGCCCCGACGCGAACCTCGTTGCCGTCGGCTTCGCCGCCGCGCTGGTCGCTTCGCTGGTCGTGACCTCGCCGCTCGTTCACCCGTACCCCGAGTGGGAGGAGAAGGGCGAGATGAACCAGCAGGAACTCACCGAGCTCGAGGACGGTGCCGACGCCCTCGCGCTGACCGCCGCCGTCTCGGCGGACGGCCGCTCGGACCCCGAGGACGAAACCGGTCCGATGGCGTCCTCGATCGGGCGTCTGAGCGATTACTCAGTGGCGGCGTGGCTCCGACTGCGGACCTCGGCGTGGCACGGGCACGTGCCGACGAGCGACGGCGACGGCGACGAATCGGCCGTTCCACGGGACACGTTCCGTCCGGAGTGGCGGGTGGGAGCGCACGATGGGTCGATGGGGAGGGACGAGGTCGTAACCGGGCCGTAGCGATGCCGGAACGACCCGCCGGTATCGGGCCTGCACGTCCCTCGGGCCGGACGCCGACCCTATCGCCGCCACGGCGGCGACGCTAGGTCCGTCATCGAGTCGAGGACGTAGTCGGGCTCCGGGTCGGGAACCGAGCCGTCGTCGAGCCACGCGCTCCGGAGGCCGGCGGCCCGCGCGCCGGCGATGTCGGCGGCGAGCGAGTTGCCGACGTGGACGCTCGATCCCGGGTCGGCGTCGAGCGCGTCGAGCGCCCGGTGGAACGGCTCGGGGTCGGGTTTGGCGGGCGCGTCGTAGCCGGCGTGGACCACGACCTCGAACGCGTCGTCGAGGTCGAGGCCGGCCAGTTTCTGGGCCTGCATCGCCGGCGCGCCGTTCGTGACGACCCCGACGCGATGCTCGTCGGCCAGCGCCGCGACCGCCTCGCGCGCCCCCGGCAGGAACCGGACGTTGCGGTGGTCGCGCTCGGCGGTGTAGGCCTCGGCGACCGCGCGGCCGAGTTCGGGGTCGTACCCGCGGTCGGCGGCGAGCGCGGCGAAACACGCCGCGCGG
The Halococcus hamelinensis 100A6 genome window above contains:
- a CDS encoding HAD family hydrolase, whose protein sequence is MTPPVDTVLFDIDGTLCEYRRPGNELLAASFEARDVTPFFGIEDYYARYDEFTATTDSADELRAACFAALAADRGYDPELGRAVAEAYTAERDHRNVRFLPGAREAVAALADEHRVGVVTNGAPAMQAQKLAGLDLDDAFEVVVHAGYDAPAKPDPEPFHRALDALDADPGSSVHVGNSLAADIAGARAAGLRSAWLDDGSVPDPEPDYVLDSMTDLASPPWRR